One window of Pyrus communis chromosome 12, drPyrComm1.1, whole genome shotgun sequence genomic DNA carries:
- the LOC137709835 gene encoding uncharacterized protein, with protein MSMIDNLLRMEDNLQDWFITKRQELQKSARVAMEALLWEPRSFRNVLNLAIKFTKAIVLVPLCVLAMYAVMLIRVGIAGLIGVPVLFIFFIVVVGVRYGRAHYLFFTRRNRAGISYGDFLDKFCAWLANNPLPPFESFGESTPYWAPFMWGFKLEED; from the exons ATGTCGATGATAGATAACTTGTTAAGGATGGAAGATAACTTGCAGGACTGGTTTATAACCAAACGCCAAGAGCTTCAGAAATCTGCGAGAGTCGCTATGGAAGCTTTGCTCTGGGAACCCAGAAGTTTCCGGAACGTTTTGAATTTGGCAATCAAATTTACCAAGGCAATCGTTTTGGTGCCCCTTTGTGTGCTGGCCATGTATGCTGTGATGCTGATTAGGGTGGGAATCGCTGGTTTGATCGGCGTCCCagtgctttttatttttttcatcgtCGTTGTCGGTGTCC GTTACGGTCGGGCACACTATCTGTTCTTCACAAGACGAAACCGCGCGGGGATCTCGTATGGCGACTTCCTTGACAAGTTCTGCGCGTGGTTGGCAAACAATCCTCTTCCACCTTTCGAATCATTTGGTGAATCCACTCCATATTGGGCACCGTTCATGTGGGGCTTCAAATTGGAAGAAGATTGA